The DNA sequence GTGGACCGTTTCAAGAAACTTGTGCGCGGTCCCCTGATGGCACTCTTCGCAGGTCCCGGGACCTTTGTATCCGTTTTTCTCGATGTAGTCGCGCCCGGGATGCTCCGCCGCCTGGACGATGCCGGATAGCCCACACAGTACTGCCGCCGTTGCCAACAAGTTGAGATTCATGGTCCCCTCCGAGACAAAAATTTCTTTAAATATACAAAATACTATATATATGTCAATACAAATTTATATATAATAGTCAGTGGATGATGTGGGGCTTTCCGGAGCTCATGGGAAGGCCCTTCAGCGCGGCATATCCCTTCCGGTCCCTGAGGGGAGGGAGGGAAAAGTCCCCCTTCACCTGCCACGCGTCCTTCAGATAGACCCAAGGAGCAAGGGCCGACAGGGTGTAGCCCGGTTCGAGTTCGATCTTTTCTGAGCGGATGGCGCGGATGAACAGGCCGCTCTTGTCGGCGATCACCTCATGGCTGCCGTTGAACGGCAGCGCGCCGGGGTCGCTGTACTCCCAGGCAACCTGCTGCCGCTGCACCCCCTGGGGGTCGCCGTGGCAGGAGTCGCAGCCGCGGCCGGGGCCGTACTTGTGGGACATCTTGTCCAACTGGATCCAGAGCAGGGCTTTGTTGTTCTCCGGCAGGCCGTCGAAGAGCCCCACATAGGCCCAGGCGTCGTCCGTGCGTTTCAGGTCGGGAAGGTCGGCGGGGAAGCGCCAGTGCAGCCCGGGCGTGAAGGGTGACGACGTCTGGTTCATGACCGCCATGGGAAACGGTTTGACCGGAATCCAGCGCCCCTTCTGGTCTTTGATCAAAAAAGGCTCGGCCATGATCCCGTAGTAGGCTTTGAACTTGAAATAGGGGGTTGCTGCGCCGGCCAGTTTGCCCGGCCCCCAGTAGGTTCCCTGGTAGCCCCCCACATTGCGGATATGGCAGGCTTCGCAGGTCAGGCGTTTGTGCAGGGAGGCGGCATGGTTCCTGACGATCTCCCCATGGCAGCGGCCGCAGGAGTCCTGGGCCTGGCGCCTGACCATGGCGTGGCCGATGGCGGGGTTGCTTTTGCTGCTTTCGTGGCAGTCGAGACAGCCGACCTTGGCGGCCACGTGGACATCCGGCGTTCCCCCCTCGGGGAAGGAGAAGCTGCCGCCGAAATATCCCGCGCCGCGGCGCCGGTCCTCGGGTCCGGCGTGGCAGACCGAAGCGCGGCCATTGCCGTAGCAGCTCTCCGGCGAGGGGGTCTTGACAAAGGTGTGCACGCCTTTGGCCGGGTCGGTCCCGCTTTTGGGCTGGGGGGCGTAGTGGCAGTCCAGGCACCCCACATGGCAGGTGCTGCAACTCTTCTGCCCCAGGGCGGCGGCCTGGTCGCTGAATGGCTGCGCCGTTGCATTCCGCATCGCCCCCACGTTCCCCTCGAACCACGGGCCGCAGTTGTGCGGCCCGCGCTCAACGTCAAGCCACCCCCCGTACTGGCTCTGTTTGCCGTTTTGCGCCATGGTGCTGCGGCTGAACTCGGCAAATTCCCGCTGGTGGCAGGCGCCGCAGGTTTGCTCCATCATGGCG is a window from the Oryzomonas sagensis genome containing:
- a CDS encoding cytochrome c3 family protein; the encoded protein is MNVSAISLALVLWILVPLTAWPLDSCRECHEDGQAMKKLGYPGFTVTQKEVAAQSGMPATCSECHRGNPSARVPGEAHRGMGRLMPVARKGFAVMTSPRSYPLEFGAAPASRLIVSTDKGGKKVRDASVTALLYHDKRGDTLSQNFAMMEQTCGACHQREFAEFSRSTMAQNGKQSQYGGWLDVERGPHNCGPWFEGNVGAMRNATAQPFSDQAAALGQKSCSTCHVGCLDCHYAPQPKSGTDPAKGVHTFVKTPSPESCYGNGRASVCHAGPEDRRRGAGYFGGSFSFPEGGTPDVHVAAKVGCLDCHESSKSNPAIGHAMVRRQAQDSCGRCHGEIVRNHAASLHKRLTCEACHIRNVGGYQGTYWGPGKLAGAATPYFKFKAYYGIMAEPFLIKDQKGRWIPVKPFPMAVMNQTSSPFTPGLHWRFPADLPDLKRTDDAWAYVGLFDGLPENNKALLWIQLDKMSHKYGPGRGCDSCHGDPQGVQRQQVAWEYSDPGALPFNGSHEVIADKSGLFIRAIRSEKIELEPGYTLSALAPWVYLKDAWQVKGDFSLPPLRDRKGYAALKGLPMSSGKPHIIH